gttcaaattcagttttcagcaaAACGCGATACGATTGTCTAAGGATATATTGCAGATTGCAGAGAAACTGGCGTAGTGTTTATGATGGTttggaataaaatgtttttaggaCTGCATGGGTGTGTATAGTGGTGTTTTGCGattaaactcttcatatatttgtATACAGGAGAGtattgtatcattgtttattaccccagcggtcactcataacagggaaaacattttccatattttctcagtgagaaatattctgcattggtctaacgaacaatactattggacaatttgatgcttagaaaccaatgaccttgtcagtactaaatttggcaaacacaaaatgacgtcatgtagtttaaagagtttgcctttatgggtctctgtttttggtgttaaatttataacaaaatgtcattttaatgcaattccttatagattttgtagcagaataaagagaacttttgtttttgaaaattatttatgaacgtgattaaattacaaaaatatagcaATTCTCAGAATGTAAAGTATGTTTAGATTGTTTCTATACAGGTTAGCTTTCAtgcatgtgcgtcgaaaataaaggcttttagagaaaaaatagctgaggtaataaatagaataacaaactcggtaccagttattatcaaatttatgtccctcgtgaaataatgttcatttgtcactcgctaaagcttgtgacaactgaaaattatttcactcagaacataaatttgataataactggtaactcatttattatcctcatTTATCGTTTGAATGGGAAATATTAATTACCAGTTTTAGATTTGTTGGATTCTAggtatattaatttcattttatgttggatttttgtcctgggcacataccttagtcatttgggctgtctgtccaagatgGTGGTTAATGTTCATGTCAATGTTTTACAGGTGACCAGTATGTACATCGCAAACTTCCTGTTCAGCTTAAACCAAGAACACCAAACTTGATTGTTTGCCAAAATAGtaagaattaaaattaatatttcttgCACACTGATGAGgtttttaaactttgttttgtatttgatggagcaaaaattaaagaaagttttgggtgattttttttacaccactagagcacattggttaattaatcatcaactgaTGGATGTTACTGTTAGACATTATAGTAATTATGACACTGTCTTCTGagaaaaccggctacattttctGTTAGCAGCAGAGAatctttatatacactttcccacatacaggacaacatatagaatgacctttgatataccaatcttgggtcactggttgagatggggaTAAATACTGGTCTGTCAAATGATGTTTGATCCTATAACCCTGAGCAAACTATTCTGGAAACAcataaaagtaatttatttgcataatgGAAGGTAGATATAGTCCTTGTTagcatttaaaaaatgacaaaacgGAGGACCCCAAGTCAAGCAGACAAACATGTGAAAAGCATGTGCAGTGGCACAGGCAAAACAGACATGTCTAGCTATCATGGTGAGCTCCAGCCTGGGAAGGTTAATatgaatatgtttttattgttatgttcTTAATGAGgaaaagttaatatttttattatacacccatctatgggtcgtattatggtacgatgttgtccatccatccatccgtctgttaactttttcttgtctggaccatatcttgcatacatatGCATGGagaaccatcaaacctcacatagcggtgtgtcacgtactattactaggtcactgtgacctacttttcacgatctactgcacataacagtaaatctttATTCAgaccatattttgcatacagatgcacataggaccatcaaacctcacatgtaggaacaacttgggatggcggtgtgtcactgactattactaggtcactgtgacctacttttcatggtctgcTGCACATAACtataaatccttgtccagaccatatcttgcatacagatgcatacaggacatCAAACCTAACATGTAGGAACAACCTGGGATGGTAGTGtgtcacgtactattactaggtcactgtgacttatttttcacggtctactgcacataacagtgaattcttgtccggaccatatcttgcatacagatgcatacaggaccatcaaacctcacatgtaggaacaacttgagatggcggtgtgtcgcataTTATTTCTAGGtaactgtgacctacttttcatggtctactgcacataacagtaaattctTGCCATCAAACCAAATGTTGGAATAACTtcggatggtggttggtccaaaacaaacttaagCTATCCCATATGCAAAAAGTTCACAATTAGAATTaatcatacccataacatattcattaatatagatgtggttttccatcaaactcctgatgggcgtatcatgtacctcaccagtactcttgttcTATATAATTTGGTGTCAAAGATTTAAAACTCTGAGTctcttgtttaattttaaagctcagtttcaagaaaatattttttgttacaatCATCATCAGATTTTACCCAATTATAAAAACTTGTAGGTGATGTGCTGAATGCAGTTCTTTATATGTACATGGAAGACTCCAATCAGCCATTGCCTCGACCCGATGAGGTTTTGTTGTGCACACCAGAAACTACTTTCGATGAGGTTAGTATTCTATTTTATATTGCAAAATGCTTGTCCACTCACATTAACCCAAATTGTTTTCTGCAACTGAGTCTCATAGCCATAACTACTAATGGATTCAAATATGAATGGTAACCTAAAATGTAAAGCAATTGGTCAGGTCGTGAATTATAGTAGAATGTCTATACTACAATGTATTAGCacatttgtgaaaaatacatGTTATCCAACTATCATTAGCAAAAcgattttgtatttattaagcATCCAGATAAAAATAAGGTCATTAGTGACTATCTTTGATTTCTTTAGGTTCATCAAGGTATGAACACAAAATAGCATGTGCAAACTACATATGTGAATCAGCAAAGGTGTTCACACATAGTTTGCTCTGCTttcttttgttcatacccagatgaacctaaaagaaataacagacattccttataattaaatttgaaatatactTATTGATAAaactacaaacaaaataatattttgctttgagttggggggaggggggcgtgGTTTTGGTACAAAAATGCTCAATATACAAACTACCAATATAAATTGACATCATCTTATGTCACGTTCTCTGGtgatgtcatttttattttcatggaGAAAAGAACAAACTCACATTGGCTGGACCAGTGAGAGCCTTTAAACTTTAATGAatataatggaaatttaattatatgatatcatttttaacaacaaaagCTTATTTCCTGTTAATTTACTTGCAGGTTGACATTTTCCTAAGACGAGCATTTTTCAGCTCACTGGGGAAAATCCATTGTTTGGCATATGCTGATCTCTTGCGATATGAAACTGAGGAAAAGGTTGAAAAGAAGTTTATTGACTACATTAATGTCGCAAATGGTAAGCTTTATTTATTAAGCTAGTGTTTTTAATTGGGCTGGTTCAGTAATCAtattattcattcatatacagtgaaacccttcaagaccggaccctctctaaaccggaattctgttaaaatcagacattttccatggtgatttacacatcttttaacactaaagttTATCTCTCTAAACTTGAATGAATAATTCATTACCAAACTCTTTATTTAGTGCAAATTGTACCTCTGAAAACTGGACAATTATTATCAGACTGTTATCAATCAATATGGTGCCGCTAATTGTTGCGTTTATTGTTACTTTGCCATCTTCGGCTGGATTACTTGACTGTGAACATAGCTAGTGCAATATGCACATGCTCAGCCTACACTGAAAGACTCTTGTCCATATTTTCTGGATCATGGATTATGCTATATTGAGGATGAACTCCATATTTTGCATGTATGTAAGCATTATGATCGCCATATttcttaatttataaaaaataattcattgcAAACCTTTATAGATGTTATGACATCAGAAAAtttgtatgtattatttaatgtatgacattatctttataatgtgcaaaaaattagaaatacttaaatatttaaatatataattatggtaTACTGTGCAAATGTCAGCTATACAtatgctaaaaaaaatgtataacagTTTCTCATTGTATTATGGCAGTGACTGCCATTTGATGGGCGTGATTGCACCCACGCCTGTATAGCGCCCATAAATCTGAAACTGAAACCAAAAGCTTTCGTTCACCAAAATAATAGTGGTGTTTGCCttaatataacatgtattaACTGTTCTAGCTcattggatgtacatgtatgtaagcgAAAGTCGTACTGTCTATCGGAATATTCCGATCATTCAGAACACTTCGCCCTATTTCTATTCGTAATCAGCCGAGGTGTTCCGAATTATCATGAATTTGCAGAACGGGCAGGTGAGGTGTGTTACTTTTGTAACAATCTCACAAATTAATTGTAaccaatgttaaaataaaatgatattgctatgtttatttacttactAGTAACTCcctgttatatttaattatgggttttacaggggtgcagaaagtaatTGCCAGCTCGCCAAATGAGAGTAAAAATTCTCacggacgagttaaaaaatacAACTACCAGTTTGACGAGCGATCTATCTTTTTCTGATTGattgtattataatgttatttatttatttatttattttgcattcaATCCATGTCTCTGCATCAGCCATGCAATAATTCCAAACAATTCAAAAATCGCTTCAGAAGGATgtcatatactgaacaaaatggaaaactttacagtttgaaaatacatttataaaaaggAACTCGGCCATTCATCAAATTTTAGTGAGCAAATCATTACTACTTTGACACTAGCTTGCCAACAAGCTGATCAGATTGCTTGTGAAACACGTGAGCGCATGTGCCGGGTCAAATTGATGGAAAGCATGTTTTGCATGTGCAAAATTGGCACGAATTGCATTTCGCGTCCCAAATCAATTGAAACTTGTAGCCTGTCGTCACATCACTTGGAAAAACACACTTTCGCTACTGAATTTGTTGCTATTGGAAATGCCGAGACTGTCGAATGAAGAACGAAATCGCGCCATAGGGCATCTAGACAGAGGGCAGTCCGTGACGGTCATTGCACGTGCGTTTGGTTGCAGcagacaaacaataaataacctgAGGACCCGTCTTCATCAAACTGGGTCAGTTGCAGATCGCCCCCGACTAAGTCCTCGACATGTGACTTCACAGAGGGAGGACAGGTACATCCGTTTACGTCATCTCCGTGACTGCTTTACGACAGCAACTTCCACCAGCAGGGTGCTCCTGGGAGGGAGGGTAACCGCACAGACCATCAGGAACCACCTGCGCACCGTTGGACTGAGAGCGACTTCTGTGGACGAGACGTCATGTCAGATTCACTCAGAGACAATGGAACACAGTGGTCTTTAGCGACGAATCCCGATTCACAATGAGTTTCGCTGATGGCAGAATAAGGGCGTGGTGAAGACGTGGTGAACGTCATGCTCAGTGCTCAAGGCTCGAATTTGGCAGGCGGCAATTGCCGCTCAAAGCGCACAAAATGCTTTCCAAAAAACCGTTTCACAAGCAGGTTTTGCTTTCCATCTGGTTTCTATCCCAGAATTCGCGTTTGTCGCGCGTTTTCCGCATTTCAAATGAagaacttaaaatatttaaaacattgctATATTTGTATCGACATCGTAGACGCGGCCATGTTACATTGGTGCGCACACCAATAATGGCAGAATTATCTACCAACAACATTCTTGAAACTCATTCGGATCACATCGGCCGATTACGGTTTTTCAAATCCGAGTTTAGCGACAGCGAGTAATGCAAACGTCCTGAGCTATTTGGACTGGTTCTCGGactggtcattcggtttaacatGTAGCGTAAAAACTAGTCTAGCCAACGTTAGGAAACAACTACTGGTTGAACTTACGCTTATTTATCGATGGAATCAGCCGAGAAGTTCCGAGTGTCGCGACTTTCAAAAACGACTACAATTTTAGAGACTACCATCGACCAAGCTACTTTAGAACTTATTACAATCATGGCCGCGGTGGCCAAAAAAGCTACTGTCGAGAAATGGGCAAGTACACACTCAAACTGGTTAGAATTTGAATGCGACGAAAAATCTGTCAGTCTCAGggtaataaacatataaaccaggtacataatttgtttggactctttattttgtatagatttaataaaataagtgtAAAATAACAGCAATACCTGTGCTCTAGAACTGCTTCTCAAATTCAAACATTTGCCTCccaattaaaatttgaaaagcaAAGATTGCCTCCCAATCAAAAAATTGAATTTCGAGCCTTTAGTGCTGTGTCAGAGAGGTCGACCGTTTTGGCGGAGGAAGCATGATGGTGTGGGGAGCATTCACCAGCAATGGAAGGTCAAGGCTTGTCGTCATCCAGGGAAAAATTGACTGCCCAAGTCTACTGCGACCAAGTGCTTAGGCAGGTGCTGGTGCCATTCATCAATAACCATGGGCCAACAACCCCCCACACAGCGGCATTAACACGGAACTTTCTTCAAAATGCCGGTATTGCAGTCATGGCTTGGCCAGCCCGATCACCCAACATGAATGCAATTGAACATGTCTGGGATGAGCTCGGAAGACGTGTCAAAAACCTTGTTAACGCGCCTCAGACACTGCAGGCATTGGGACAGGCACTGGTGGCTGAATGGAGGCGACTTCCGGTTCAGTTTTTTACACGATTGCTGAGATCCATGAGAAGACGGTGTCGGGCAGTTATCCAAGCCCAGGGAGGTCACACTCGATACTGACACTGCATAATGCGTTCATCTGAAATCATGTGAACGTTGATTTGGACCCCCCTTCAACATTTCAAGCCATAACATGTTAGACAATTAAACATCATGATGACATATTGTGTTTTGCTCTTTATCACATCCCTCCCATCGACAAATGTCTGCATTAATGAACATACATATCATTGTGAGGTTATCAGAGGACAAATAATATGTGTCAAGTTttccattttgttcagtatacatgCACCACATTGCCAGTAGATGATTTCAATGTTCAGGACTGCGCAAGCATGACATTCCGGAAATGGGTTGTAGTGAAAACGGAACCATGCCAAAACGGCTTCAAACAAAAtggaaccaaattggacaaaacaaaacctaGCGTTGGCTGAAACAGCCccacaatctatggctatatggctaaaacggaaccCCCAAAAATGTATGGCTAAAACAGTATCATTGCAcgataatctttaaaaaaaaaaccagctatattaattaatcattttttattttgttttatttttgtgtctatATAGCGGAGATAAAAGTATTACCAGTTAGCTAGAAGTCAAATGAAATGCTGttacagctttaaaaaaaaaaaaaaaaaaaaatatcattctCGCCATTACATTGAGATGCCATTATAGCCAAATCAGTTTCGTTTTCAccaacaaaaatggttccgttttgatAGTGGTTCCAATTTAGCCTCATTCCCAGGAAACGGGGCCTGTCAAAGGTCAATagttcttaaaaatattaaaatgttgaaaGTATGTTAGCGAtatgtaaattttgtaaatctatatgaaaaaaatgtgaATAACGTAGTCTTGATCAAAATATTTCACgatgtattgatttttttttggggggggaggggttttgATTTCGTTCTTTTGCCATGTGATGTTGATAACTTGCCAAGTGtccttaatgtttttgtcattaaatatataaatatatatattaaaatattgctaaacaaaagtatattttctaGACTGGCGGACTGGTAGAAATTCTGGGgggctagtacattttagttggttctgatTCAGTGGGCTAgagaaatattttccatttctgcaccacTGAAAAGttttactttcaaaatgtttgtatgTTGTTAAGGGGTGGAAATTAGCATTTGCCGAATTTGTCGTGTATACTTACACCTGACGTCAGTGAAAACATCAAAAGAACagtgattaataattaactgtTTGACAGTGGTGGTTATATAGTGTGAAGTTAATCAGTGAGAATggttagtaattaattattaatgagttgttaaaacttcaaaatgacagtgattaaattaatatttgtttgatgattaTTTGTGGTAAACTTGTTAATAGGACTAAAATGAAAAGTAAGGATGGTTAGTATAATTGTAAATGACAGTGAATCTTGaacagaaattaattttattattgaatattgTTATCAGTTTggtgacatttacattttaacaattaaggTATGCTAATTTCTGAGGAGAGCAATGACTCTcgcaaaaaaaaattcaggggaGCTTTTTTAACTCCTGAAGATTTTATAAACGGTAGTCACTGATTATGGGCCTATGGCATTTATACTGAATAAATTGTCTCTGTCTGACAAACAACAGAGTACAACAAAAGCTTTTGTATCAATACAAACCCCTGGAAACCAGACAAAAGACTTAATGGCCCCTtggatgtccggtttagaggggtttcactgtacttacctttgtttaatACCCATTagcaaatgtatattttatgctgtggtgttgttaaatattcattcattgattcattcattccattcagtTAATTCTAATATTGATAGTTATAAACTATTGTTTAATTGATACTTAAACTTATATGTTtgctatatttttattgttgtgtaggccatctattttttaaaagatgttaTGTGGGATAGAACGTCAGTAATGTGTTAACGAATGTCAGTAACACAGTTACCGTATCTTCTGACCATGGATGTGGGTTTTtatttgctgttactatttATGTGATTACTTATTTATGTGATACCTTATTTATTTACACCTAAAACATTTACCTATTTTACAATCTGGTAAGATGCTATAACCTCCAGATTATGTTGGTAAAATGAATAGTGAATATTGGTTAATGCTAGCTACGGGAATTTCCCATTTTACACTGGAGATAGAGCAATATCATGACTTAATGGGTTCGCAAACCCACAGAGTTGTGCATTATAATCTCAAATGGAATCACATGCGATGTAACCTTAACCAATCGGGAAGTCATGTAGAAAAATGAggtcataaaaataataatgcttgCTGTAATGTTTTCAGGATTTAATGGTTCTCAATTGTTATTCTGTTTGATTTTAGATAAAGATTGTGACTACAAAGTTGTAGTTCTATGTTCATCAGAAAATGAGTTCCGAGCTCGCCTTGTAGCAGCTCTGGATCGTCATCGCTGTCAGCCACCAATAATCAAAGTGAACAACATCAAAGACTACCTGACAGAGAAGTTCACAGCAGTTCATATAGAGGAGGATAAAAGATCTGCTTCCCATATTGATTTCTCACAGTAAGTTcatgttattttagaaatatttttattgatgaAATAGTTTTTCATAACAGTATTGGTACTTCATGGGAATGCatttttctgtaataaaatgtttcccaTTTTTGCAGTTCTACAGTGCGTGTTGTAAGATCCAAGAGAGCTGGCATTGGAAAGACTCTGTATAAAAAACACAGAGTGGCTGACCTCCAAGAACTGAATCCCTTGTTGGGAGCTGAAGACTTGTCAGTGTCTATTCCTCTGTATGAGAAGAATGTTGTGATGTCACAGGTTGTTGACAAACTCTTGCCTTGCACACTGAAACCTGGACAAGTCTTTCCAAGGATTTTTCATTTGAACATTTCATATGAGGTAACAACACTGGCATTGAatgagaatttgttttaaagcttCAGTTATGTTTTTAGGTCACCTGAGCCAACAGCAAATATAGAAACAAATTTGTGGGTTTTGTCATTCTGATCCTACCCCACAGGGGCCTGAGAGTGCCGGggcccaaaattaattttgttcacCACTTTGTCCCCGGGGAGGGTGTGAAGTTTTTTCtatagttatacatgtatacagaaacGCATTTAAGCTGTTATGACTTCTTCAAAAGAAATTAACCAATTCCCACCAAATTTTGTCCTTGGCCCatgaagaaaaacatttgtgaaTTTTGTCATCCTGACTTCTACCCCTCCAGGACCCACCCAAAAGGGAAAAATTAAGACAAccatatatttaaatatcaatagatggtttatctaatttgtATGAACAAATCCAAAGaatcataatatatttaaagatcattagatggtttatctaatttgtGAATGTCATTAATGTCATGTCCCCCATTTGCGAGGTCCCCCAATGATAAGAGTTagttcaggtgcattagtaatgttcaaacaaaaatatttcaacaacAATTTTGCATTGCAATTTTGCCAGGGTTCTTAAAACAGAAACATCATGTATTCAGTTTATGGTTATTCAAattgaaattcaaaattagctatattattacaatgcttcaccacatttgagtaaaaactggtctactaaccttgacctctgtcaaaattctataacatGCATGTTTTCAggttggtatgtttttatttttaataattctggacaaaatattaagtttaagttttaatagatgaatgaaataaaaaagtatcttttgtcaaatatattatataaaaaaatatgttttaattattgtgtacaaagccaaaacaagagtacgaaaagtgactgtcgtcgaccttagtatagttatataaagaaatgcattttaaactGTAATTTCTTCATATATGTTAAGTGGTAATTGGATTATAAtgacttgaaatgcatttcactCCTTACTAGCAATTATTGACAATGCTGCACTAAAAAACCCCAagtgtgctcagaacagacaaaacgccctgttgtgcccaaattcTAGTACAGTGTATGAcctcagatcacagttatcttaccatttggttgtccaaaatccagAAATTTGTCCATGCAAGTAGTCtgttgtttgactgtgattatttcatggcagacagctttgaagtggcaactatttgactgaagttgacagacgagagcatgtagtttgtaaacatgtgtaacttaaTGAGATTGAaaacttgtttgtggtaattccagcccatgcaaaagtagtgctttttgtataaaatgggtgtactccggccagatTTAGtgtgtttaaaccaatatcctgggaaaaagagctggacaactgGAGTTGTCCTTTTCAGAGTATATTTCCCTCAGGCAGGCAAATGTACACCAAAAATATCCATGGTGGCTGGgtctgctgatattaataaaaatgttatagccactaaagCTATAGTTAAACATTCGACATAATGAATTGTGGTCTGTAGCCTACTGCAATAGTTTGGTTATTTAGATTAAGGACAGATAGAGGTAAAGTATTTTTAAGATATTAGAGCTAGTACATGTGTTATTGTTAATTGATTCATAATTTTCTCATCCTGGTATTGATGCCCAAAGTTTTCTATTATATAGCATTTTATTTCTTCCTATTATAGGTCCAGGAAGGTTTGGATTATCTTCTGTTCAACCTGTTGATTTTGGGGAAAGTGTCAAATGAAAAAGGACACATCTGGCTCCGCTCAGCCATGGATCTTTACTTGGTTGAAATTATTCCCATTTCAGATGTCAGGGACCACAGAGTAAGTATGTTGTGTTTATTACCAGAATATATCATAGAGTGGTATTTTAAGTCTTTTCAGCAATTTGATTTGTTCACACTATTAATGTTGTGAGagataaatattaaaagaataagagtgtgtgtgtttgtgaaacAAACTTCAAGGTAGATCTATGCAGGGTGAGGTAGATTGGTGTGGGATGAATTTACCTTGAACTACATTGaaccaataataattaaacatcaAAGAATGTACTGCAGTCAAATTTGCTTAATTGCATACCC
This DNA window, taken from Gigantopelta aegis isolate Gae_Host chromosome 4, Gae_host_genome, whole genome shotgun sequence, encodes the following:
- the LOC121372394 gene encoding E3 ubiquitin-protein ligase RNF213-like, which produces MTCCILESTSVDPTTLTKNIEHIWKTFLGSVSSSVADYLSVEHLGIILHKLALSCDQYVHRKLPVQLKPRTPNLIVCQNSDVLNAVLYMYMEDSNQPLPRPDEVLLCTPETTFDEVDIFLRRAFFSSLGKIHCLAYADLLRYETEEKVEKKFIDYINVANGVQKVIASSPNESKNSHGRVKKYNYQFDERSIFF